The Methanohalophilus levihalophilus genome has a segment encoding these proteins:
- a CDS encoding PFL family protein — MLVHPEEIMETIQMVKTENLDIRTVTMGINLRDCVHPEISQFNRNIHNKIVEYAHDLVSTAEDVESLYGIPIINKRVSVTPIASIAAKFNKEDFISIAQTLDSAAAEVGIDFLGGFSALVHKGMTPGEKTLISAIPEALANTEKVCSSVNVATTRAGINMDAVALMGKTIKEAAQLTADRGGIGCAKLVIFANAPEDNPFMAGAFHGIGEPDCVINVGVSGPGVVNAAVRELKDPDLGEIAETIKKTAFKITRMGEMAGREASRRLGVEFGVVDLSLAPTPEVGDSVAAILEAMGLESCGTHGTTAALALLNDAVKKGGSMASSYVGGLSGAFIPVSEDAGMIAAVERGSLDLAKLEAMTSVCSVGLDMVAVPGDTPASTISAIIADEMAIGMINHKTTAVRIIPAPGKTVGDSVEFGGLLGTAPVMSIHDFSSEEFVKKGGRIPAPIQALTN; from the coding sequence ATGCTTGTACACCCTGAAGAAATCATGGAAACAATCCAGATGGTGAAAACTGAGAATCTGGATATCAGGACAGTAACAATGGGAATTAACCTTCGGGATTGTGTCCATCCTGAAATCTCACAGTTTAATCGGAATATACACAACAAAATTGTAGAATATGCTCATGATCTCGTTTCCACTGCCGAGGACGTTGAAAGCTTGTATGGCATTCCTATTATAAACAAACGTGTTTCTGTGACCCCTATTGCATCCATTGCAGCTAAGTTCAACAAAGAAGATTTCATTTCCATTGCCCAGACACTTGATTCTGCCGCAGCAGAAGTAGGTATCGACTTCCTTGGGGGATTCAGTGCTCTGGTACACAAAGGCATGACTCCGGGGGAAAAAACATTAATCTCTGCAATTCCGGAAGCCCTGGCAAATACGGAAAAAGTCTGCTCTTCTGTAAATGTAGCAACTACCAGGGCAGGAATAAATATGGATGCTGTTGCATTGATGGGCAAGACTATCAAGGAAGCAGCACAGCTAACTGCCGACAGGGGTGGAATCGGATGTGCCAAACTTGTAATTTTTGCCAACGCTCCTGAAGATAACCCTTTCATGGCAGGAGCTTTTCATGGGATCGGTGAACCGGATTGTGTCATAAATGTGGGTGTAAGCGGTCCTGGAGTCGTTAATGCAGCTGTAAGGGAGCTTAAAGATCCTGATCTTGGTGAAATTGCAGAAACCATAAAGAAAACTGCATTCAAGATTACGCGTATGGGTGAAATGGCTGGCAGGGAAGCTTCAAGAAGGCTTGGAGTGGAATTCGGAGTTGTAGATCTTTCTCTTGCCCCCACGCCGGAAGTGGGAGATAGTGTCGCTGCAATTCTTGAAGCAATGGGGCTTGAAAGCTGCGGAACCCATGGGACAACTGCAGCACTTGCTTTGCTAAATGATGCAGTTAAGAAAGGAGGATCTATGGCATCTTCTTATGTAGGTGGTTTGAGTGGTGCCTTTATTCCGGTAAGCGAAGATGCCGGGATGATAGCAGCTGTTGAGAGAGGTTCTCTTGATCTTGCCAAGCTTGAAGCCATGACCTCGGTTTGCTCCGTTGGTTTGGATATGGTGGCCGTGCCGGGAGATACTCCGGCTTCAACTATTTCCGCAATTATAGCTGATGAGATGGCAATTGGGATGATAAATCATAAAACCACCGCAGTTCGGATAATTCCTGCACCCGGAAAAACAGTTGGAGATAGTGTTGAATTTGGTGGTTTGCTTGGAACTGCGCCGGTCATGAGCATTCATGACTTCAGTTCAGAAGAATTTGTCAAAAAGGGTGGGCGGATTCCTGCTCCAATCCAGGCACTCACAAACTGA
- a CDS encoding shikimate kinase, whose protein sequence is MSITLIGMAGVGKSTLGRIIAKNLGLEFIDVDELIKKKTGSQLQAFIETHGDDGLMKTEEEVILSLKPGENYLISTGGSAIYSEKAMSYLKEWSTIVLLEDSFSHISSRIRNPNKRGLVGLKDQTLKELFLERRELYRKYADITVDLRGFSRKGDAVNGILTCLTNKKDLLVRHKP, encoded by the coding sequence ATGAGCATTACCCTGATTGGAATGGCCGGTGTGGGAAAAAGTACATTAGGGCGTATTATTGCTAAAAATCTGGGACTTGAGTTTATTGATGTGGATGAACTCATTAAGAAGAAAACCGGCTCTCAATTGCAGGCCTTCATTGAAACACACGGCGATGATGGGCTCATGAAAACAGAGGAGGAAGTAATATTATCCCTGAAACCCGGTGAAAACTATCTTATTTCTACCGGAGGAAGTGCAATCTATTCTGAAAAAGCAATGTCTTACCTTAAGGAGTGGTCTACAATCGTACTTCTTGAAGACTCATTTTCCCACATTTCAAGTCGCATTAGAAATCCAAACAAAAGAGGCCTTGTAGGATTAAAGGATCAAACGCTTAAAGAACTCTTTTTGGAAAGACGCGAGCTCTATCGAAAATATGCTGACATAACTGTTGATCTCAGGGGTTTTTCCAGGAAAGGTGATGCCGTTAATGGCATTCTTACCTGTCTTACAAACAAAAAAGATCTGCTGGTAAGGCACAAACCATAA
- a CDS encoding MFS transporter, giving the protein MDRDRLLIYLSIFVIMGLSDAVIPVLPEFADLSQHNSGAFVSTLLFSAYFFGALITMLPFGILSERLGHKKLLLVSMVLTVTSGFLLFLADNIVLLIFARLLEGTACGAFFPSAFAVLATYKKRKQYIGEFYFLLNAGLASGVIIAGTLASINFKYGIAFFTILSIIPFGVAALNFYKGDQMAASIKKDIRVELRDKVHSSFNLMIRGPFIYIWIANFALLGANGVLLALYPEYSMHFLSKNDLGFAIGVTYVATMISSIVSPYLPLKNLDLVRIGLIVAAIGTFLAISMPFSGFILLGLGSGFAMVGLPTILSYLSNERGIIMGVYSTCSYAGLAIVPVIAGLFIVYPGFEFVFTVTALILFATIAVTGKFTSRL; this is encoded by the coding sequence ATGGATCGCGACAGGTTACTCATATATCTTTCAATTTTTGTAATAATGGGCCTGTCTGATGCCGTTATTCCCGTACTGCCGGAATTTGCTGATCTCAGTCAGCATAACTCCGGGGCATTTGTGTCTACCCTCCTGTTTTCAGCTTATTTTTTTGGTGCGCTTATTACGATGCTCCCTTTTGGCATCTTATCTGAAAGACTCGGCCACAAAAAGTTACTTCTTGTATCCATGGTTTTAACAGTTACTTCGGGATTTTTGCTTTTTCTTGCCGATAATATAGTATTGTTGATTTTTGCACGTCTTTTAGAAGGTACTGCATGCGGTGCTTTTTTCCCTTCTGCTTTTGCAGTTCTTGCAACTTACAAGAAAAGAAAGCAGTATATAGGGGAATTTTATTTCCTTTTGAATGCCGGTCTGGCAAGCGGAGTTATTATCGCCGGTACACTGGCTTCAATAAATTTCAAATACGGAATTGCTTTCTTTACAATATTATCCATAATCCCGTTTGGAGTCGCAGCATTGAATTTTTATAAAGGGGATCAAATGGCTGCATCCATAAAGAAGGACATTAGAGTGGAATTACGGGATAAAGTTCATTCTTCTTTTAACTTAATGATAAGAGGGCCCTTCATTTACATATGGATAGCAAATTTCGCACTTCTTGGTGCCAATGGTGTGCTCCTTGCTCTTTATCCTGAATATAGTATGCATTTCCTTTCAAAAAATGATTTGGGATTTGCAATTGGAGTTACGTATGTTGCAACCATGATTTCTTCTATTGTATCACCATATTTACCTCTTAAGAATTTAGATCTTGTGCGTATCGGACTGATTGTTGCAGCAATAGGCACCTTCCTTGCAATTTCGATGCCTTTTTCAGGATTTATCCTGCTTGGCCTAGGATCTGGATTTGCGATGGTGGGGCTACCCACAATCCTGTCGTATTTGAGTAATGAACGGGGAATTATCATGGGAGTATACAGTACCTGTAGCTATGCAGGACTTGCGATAGTACCGGTAATTGCGGGATTGTTTATTGTTTACCCTGGATTTGAATTTGTTTTTACTGTTACTGCCCTAATTCTCTTTGCAACAATAGCGGTTACCGGAAAATTCACTTCTCGCTTATAA
- a CDS encoding DUF835 domain-containing protein — MVETRPKILVVDDEKANLELMEAYLSLDYDLIFARSGTDAFEKVHEDPDLILLDVLMPEMNGFEVCKQFKRSEKTKLIPIVLVTALEKHENLQKGIEAGADEFLTKPVDMFELKIRVKSLLRIKRQQDIIIEEGKTTKKYLTHLNQLLETSPIAILSLDLEQNITLINRSALRLLDYEEYELINHPLSQIMEQGERIKFEDRIHFPVNFLKKSGSPISMNVSTSVIEENHMETGLIVTLQDISALRGLFITPHKETLSTGSGKKLLELPNGFIFAMDNGDFNSGYELFANHVKSGFEGLCITRINPSKIREEYSLEFTPLVWLTQNKIPNVPTIDPNEIFKLHPTINNFISKAEKGIVFIDGLEYLILENDVKSVIKLMEQINDTVMASSSKLIVQVDPEAFDRKEYHLFKRWMKKVPHEHSSIES, encoded by the coding sequence ATGGTAGAAACACGGCCTAAAATTCTTGTTGTAGATGATGAAAAAGCAAATCTGGAATTAATGGAAGCATACCTGTCGCTTGATTACGATCTAATCTTTGCAAGAAGTGGAACTGATGCATTTGAAAAAGTACACGAAGATCCAGATTTGATTCTTCTTGACGTGTTGATGCCTGAAATGAATGGTTTTGAAGTATGCAAGCAATTCAAGAGATCTGAAAAAACAAAGCTGATCCCAATAGTTCTGGTTACTGCTCTTGAAAAACATGAAAATCTTCAGAAGGGAATTGAAGCAGGTGCCGATGAATTTCTCACAAAACCTGTTGATATGTTTGAACTTAAAATCAGGGTAAAATCCCTTTTGAGAATTAAAAGGCAGCAGGATATCATTATTGAGGAAGGAAAAACCACAAAAAAATACCTTACTCACTTAAACCAGTTGCTTGAAACATCACCAATTGCTATTCTTTCACTTGATTTAGAACAGAATATTACTTTGATAAACAGAAGTGCACTTCGGCTTCTAGATTATGAGGAATATGAACTGATCAATCATCCCCTGTCTCAAATCATGGAGCAGGGTGAAAGAATCAAATTTGAAGATAGGATTCATTTTCCTGTCAATTTCCTCAAAAAAAGTGGAAGTCCAATTTCGATGAATGTTTCCACATCCGTTATAGAAGAAAATCATATGGAAACGGGACTTATTGTAACATTACAGGATATTTCAGCCCTAAGAGGGCTTTTCATAACTCCACATAAGGAAACTTTGAGTACTGGTTCAGGAAAAAAGCTGCTTGAACTCCCAAACGGTTTTATTTTTGCAATGGATAACGGGGATTTCAATTCTGGTTATGAACTTTTTGCAAACCATGTTAAATCCGGATTTGAAGGCTTATGTATCACACGTATAAATCCTTCAAAGATACGTGAAGAATATTCATTGGAATTTACACCACTTGTATGGCTCACACAAAACAAAATACCGAATGTTCCTACGATTGATCCGAATGAAATATTTAAGCTACATCCTACCATTAACAATTTTATTTCGAAGGCTGAAAAAGGAATTGTTTTCATTGACGGGCTCGAATATCTTATACTTGAAAACGATGTAAAATCAGTAATTAAGTTAATGGAACAGATAAATGATACCGTTATGGCATCTTCATCTAAGCTCATCGTACAGGTAGATCCGGAGGCTTTTGACAGGAAAGAGTATCACCTGTTTAAAAGATGGATGAAAAAAGTACCACATGAACATAGCAGTATTGAAAGCTAA
- a CDS encoding RAD55 family ATPase gives MRFIDTVEGLNNIFNSDIPKGSIVLVTGVAGGLKSGLTFAMLSKYLEETEEKGLYITLEQSKDSHLKNMKSMGMELSENLQISDYSDYRLKFDEYSEDLLDVIGTNIMKYKEQEGESLSCVALDSLGALYSLMGVESIDFRKQLYHLFEPLRRENLTTFVIVETHDTFGGKVGMESYLADGIIELGIRTKDNSTKRYIQVRKMRATSHSMDPWILTVSADGIQIYKDTT, from the coding sequence ATGAGGTTTATTGATACAGTTGAGGGACTGAACAACATTTTTAATTCCGATATTCCAAAAGGGAGCATAGTTCTTGTTACAGGTGTTGCAGGAGGCTTGAAATCCGGCCTTACTTTTGCTATGTTGTCAAAATACCTGGAAGAAACAGAAGAGAAGGGGCTATACATAACCCTGGAGCAAAGCAAAGACAGCCATCTGAAAAATATGAAAAGCATGGGAATGGAATTGTCTGAAAACCTGCAAATTTCTGATTACAGTGATTACCGTTTAAAATTTGATGAGTATTCAGAGGATCTCCTTGATGTTATTGGAACCAACATCATGAAATATAAGGAACAGGAGGGAGAGAGTCTTTCCTGTGTCGCACTTGATTCCCTTGGAGCTCTTTATTCTCTTATGGGTGTGGAATCAATTGATTTCCGAAAACAGTTGTACCACCTGTTTGAACCATTACGCAGGGAAAACCTCACAACATTTGTTATAGTCGAGACGCATGACACGTTTGGTGGCAAAGTCGGCATGGAGAGTTACCTTGCTGATGGAATAATTGAGCTTGGAATACGTACAAAAGACAATTCGACTAAACGTTACATTCAAGTCAGGAAAATGCGTGCGACCTCTCACAGCATGGACCCGTGGATTCTTACAGTTTCTGCTGATGGAATACAGATTTACAAGGATACTACATAA
- a CDS encoding sulfatase-like hydrolase/transferase → MSSASGRIGKLLKLSFLIFILLWGSSTTNALENPTELNSNNIVFLIVDGLGASYIYPEYQPRALDDSILQKPNVKNLSIISSESIRFLDVSTIALSGNSGHNSLITGNLNADEKMVAYPNTTIYDVLHNRGYVAVAIMEKGDSPEIIAEQDIVLHDTTNSINDVSMEVKTNNPDIVHLSGIRNILETHAEIAPEAVENEKEGSISRYYAYNEIVFDGAEDVILEMEKSEVPYILTLNAGAIDNAGHYRGNEGYVQTIEHLDKMILPLYELCRDNGIILVITSDHGIAFPDPDSRGGVQSGDYFETAEVKRIPLIIYSPDLKPQIIEYPADQQDIAPTMLSILDIPENPHFCEGKRFHIKEYATLGITTDTTSSIRVLNEGRTLYSSNLGFNHNFRKLELDTSYRLVIFDIQG, encoded by the coding sequence ATGAGTTCAGCTTCTGGAAGAATTGGTAAGTTGCTTAAACTTAGTTTTTTGATTTTTATCTTACTATGGGGAAGTAGTACAACAAATGCTTTAGAAAACCCAACCGAACTTAATTCGAATAATATCGTTTTCTTGATAGTTGATGGTTTGGGAGCATCCTACATTTACCCTGAATACCAACCAAGGGCTCTTGATGACAGCATCCTGCAAAAACCCAACGTCAAAAATCTTTCAATTATCTCATCTGAAAGTATCAGATTTTTAGATGTAAGCACTATCGCACTTTCCGGAAATTCAGGACACAACTCATTGATAACCGGAAATCTGAATGCAGACGAAAAAATGGTTGCCTACCCGAATACGACTATTTATGATGTACTTCACAACCGTGGATATGTTGCAGTTGCTATAATGGAAAAAGGAGATTCTCCAGAGATAATTGCGGAACAGGACATTGTTCTTCATGATACTACCAATTCAATTAATGACGTTAGTATGGAAGTAAAAACAAATAATCCGGATATAGTTCATCTTTCAGGAATTCGGAACATTCTTGAAACACATGCTGAAATTGCTCCTGAAGCTGTGGAAAATGAAAAAGAAGGTAGCATCAGCAGATACTATGCATACAATGAAATTGTTTTTGATGGTGCAGAAGATGTCATTCTGGAAATGGAAAAATCTGAAGTTCCCTATATCCTTACACTAAATGCAGGAGCTATTGACAATGCCGGACATTACAGGGGAAATGAAGGATATGTGCAAACTATTGAACATCTGGATAAAATGATCCTTCCTCTTTATGAGCTCTGCAGAGACAATGGTATTATTCTTGTCATTACTTCTGACCACGGAATTGCATTTCCTGATCCTGACAGCAGGGGCGGCGTGCAGTCCGGAGATTACTTCGAAACAGCTGAAGTAAAAAGAATTCCTTTAATCATCTATTCTCCTGATCTTAAACCCCAAATCATAGAATACCCCGCTGATCAGCAAGATATCGCTCCCACAATGCTTAGTATACTTGATATTCCTGAAAATCCCCACTTTTGTGAAGGAAAGCGTTTTCACATAAAGGAATATGCAACACTCGGAATAACTACGGACACAACCAGCAGTATACGTGTTTTGAATGAAGGAAGAACCCTGTATTCAAGCAATTTAGGATTTAATCATAATTTCAGAAAACTGGAACTGGATACAAGCTACAGGCTTGTAATATTTGACATTCAAGGCTAG
- the pheA gene encoding prephenate dehydratase, which yields MNTGTLGPQQSYSEKATRVWLGLCDMDGENIHFFADIPDVFTALDGGNIDVGIVPVENSIEGSVGVTLDLLLEKDVSIIGGVVVPISHCLISKGKVEDIQVILSHPHALAQCRQFLRENFPNAELRTTGSTSHAARLATEFNEMAAIASESAASTYGLDVLLSGIQDWDKNETRFVVMVAGKNKKCLQVPQKVPNNTKTSLIIYLDSDRPGALYEILKEFATRDINLTRIESRPSKRSLGDYLFYIDLEGTINDANINDAINQIGKKTKNLKMLGSYGEYLA from the coding sequence ATGAATACTGGTACATTGGGCCCTCAACAATCTTATTCTGAAAAGGCCACTAGGGTATGGCTTGGTTTATGTGACATGGATGGGGAAAACATCCATTTTTTTGCTGATATCCCGGATGTCTTCACAGCACTTGATGGAGGAAACATTGATGTCGGGATTGTTCCGGTTGAAAATTCAATAGAGGGATCGGTTGGGGTTACTCTGGATCTTTTGCTGGAAAAAGATGTCAGTATCATTGGAGGTGTTGTCGTTCCAATCAGCCATTGCCTGATTTCAAAGGGTAAGGTTGAAGATATTCAGGTAATTTTATCACATCCTCATGCTCTTGCGCAATGCAGGCAATTTCTCAGGGAAAACTTTCCTAACGCTGAATTGAGGACTACGGGTAGCACATCACATGCTGCACGTCTTGCAACAGAATTTAATGAAATGGCTGCTATTGCTTCAGAATCGGCAGCATCAACATATGGGCTTGATGTTTTACTTTCAGGTATTCAGGATTGGGATAAGAATGAAACACGTTTTGTTGTAATGGTTGCCGGGAAAAATAAGAAGTGTCTGCAAGTCCCACAGAAGGTACCAAATAACACTAAAACATCACTAATTATTTATCTTGATAGTGATCGTCCAGGTGCATTGTATGAAATCCTGAAAGAATTCGCAACAAGAGACATCAATCTTACAAGGATCGAATCAAGACCATCAAAAAGATCCCTTGGGGATTATTTGTTTTATATTGATCTGGAAGGAACCATTAACGATGCAAATATCAATGATGCGATTAATCAGATAGGTAAGAAAACTAAAAATTTGAAAATGCTTGGCTCTTACGGGGAATATCTGGCCTGA
- a CDS encoding DUF7502 family protein — protein MEMSAELEQFLQSKQHAVSKYRRLLLIGDVIALTLLLFSFLLYFNMDQIFFVFSSLESFADTSYPVGSFDIGLTTIVLLCFSFLLSSIVTFFWSRRSNKQIIVKTIEDKCPPLKERLRTAYDNRELTNVIAVDLLKSVVKSTETVTNSILLDRKQLKITVVFLLVSILLASGALFTDFRSEITPPDIQETLEDLPFLPNGEEITPETSPLDDGNGPSGETIIGDPSVIIVEGEEVDLTLPPGSEQGFGDAGEDDSLPPDFKPSSSYDVGRMSSSAYYEDLPEGYEDIIKSYFEEITKQ, from the coding sequence ATGGAAATGAGTGCAGAGCTGGAGCAGTTTCTCCAGTCTAAACAGCATGCTGTCAGTAAGTATAGGCGTCTGTTACTAATTGGAGACGTAATTGCCCTTACTTTACTGTTGTTTTCATTTCTCCTGTACTTCAATATGGATCAAATTTTTTTCGTATTCAGCAGTCTGGAATCCTTTGCAGACACAAGTTATCCGGTTGGTTCATTTGATATCGGATTAACCACTATTGTCTTGCTTTGTTTTTCTTTTCTTTTGTCTTCTATAGTCACGTTTTTTTGGAGCCGTCGCTCAAACAAACAAATAATTGTAAAAACAATTGAGGATAAATGTCCACCTCTTAAAGAAAGGCTCAGGACTGCTTATGACAACCGCGAACTTACAAATGTAATTGCAGTAGACCTGCTAAAATCAGTCGTAAAATCTACTGAAACGGTGACCAATTCGATACTACTTGATCGCAAACAACTAAAAATAACTGTAGTTTTTCTCCTGGTTTCCATTTTATTGGCAAGTGGTGCACTGTTCACAGATTTCAGGTCGGAAATCACACCTCCCGACATTCAGGAAACACTTGAAGATCTTCCTTTTTTGCCAAACGGAGAGGAAATTACACCTGAAACTTCACCCTTAGATGATGGGAATGGCCCATCAGGGGAAACAATCATCGGTGATCCATCGGTGATAATCGTTGAGGGTGAAGAAGTTGATTTAACGTTGCCACCGGGATCAGAACAAGGTTTTGGTGATGCCGGAGAAGATGATAGTCTTCCACCGGATTTCAAACCCTCTTCTTCCTATGATGTTGGCAGGATGTCATCATCCGCCTATTACGAAGATTTGCCTGAAGGGTATGAAGATATCATAAAATCATATTTTGAAGAAATTACAAAACAATAA
- a CDS encoding AAA family ATPase yields the protein MTEGSNTEMAEAYKGSSDAFANLFTEISKVIVGQRETVEQVIAAILSNGHALVESNPGLGKTLMISTIAKAMDLSFSRVQCTPDLMPADITGTHIIEETGGHKEFRFEAGPIFANIVLADEVNRASPKTQSALLEAMQEKQVTIGNDTFILDKPFFVLATQNPIEMEGTFPLPEAQLDRFLLKILVDYPAIEEEKEIVRRYTMVDIPEVRTVLDKKAVLNLQRLTREVPIADDIKEYAIKLVVATRNWSEHIEFGASPRASIGLILAAKARALIKGRNYVSKEDIDTMAYPVLRHRIMLTFESERRNITPDQVISEIIKRSS from the coding sequence ATGACCGAGGGTTCAAATACTGAAATGGCAGAAGCATACAAAGGCTCATCGGATGCGTTTGCCAACCTTTTCACTGAAATTTCAAAGGTGATAGTAGGACAGCGAGAGACTGTTGAACAGGTAATTGCAGCAATTTTGTCCAATGGCCACGCATTGGTAGAAAGTAATCCGGGACTCGGGAAAACCCTGATGATTTCCACAATTGCAAAGGCCATGGATTTGAGTTTCAGCCGTGTTCAGTGTACACCCGACCTTATGCCTGCAGATATTACAGGTACACACATAATTGAGGAAACAGGTGGACATAAGGAATTCAGGTTTGAAGCAGGGCCTATCTTTGCAAATATTGTACTTGCTGATGAGGTAAACAGGGCATCCCCGAAAACCCAGTCAGCTCTTCTTGAAGCCATGCAGGAAAAACAGGTGACAATCGGAAATGATACATTCATTCTGGACAAACCTTTCTTTGTACTCGCAACCCAGAACCCGATAGAAATGGAAGGAACATTTCCCTTGCCTGAAGCACAACTTGACCGTTTTCTCCTGAAAATACTTGTGGATTATCCTGCTATTGAAGAAGAAAAAGAAATTGTCCGTCGGTACACAATGGTGGACATTCCGGAAGTCCGCACTGTCCTTGACAAGAAAGCTGTCCTTAATCTCCAGCGCCTGACACGTGAAGTTCCAATTGCTGACGATATCAAGGAATATGCAATAAAACTGGTCGTAGCAACCCGTAACTGGTCGGAACATATTGAATTCGGTGCATCCCCAAGGGCTTCAATTGGCCTGATTCTGGCTGCAAAGGCACGTGCCCTTATCAAAGGAAGGAATTACGTCAGTAAAGAAGATATTGACACAATGGCCTACCCTGTTCTCAGACACAGGATTATGCTCACTTTTGAATCCGAAAGGCGCAATATCACACCTGATCAGGTAATATCCGAGATAATTAAGCGCAGCAGTTAA
- a CDS encoding DUF58 domain-containing protein: MKENDDKIDLKFLRQLDRFSLMVRKRVSTSYAGSRRSVRSGRGLDTLGYRDYHAGDELRTVDWNVYARTEKLYVRQFEEAKSVTTHILLDSSNSMAYPKGGMTKFHYASMVALGFAYLVTRDNDSFTISTFTDDVEIRRPRRGRRHLLDSIDRLNFAEVGGDTDIDNCIKLYEKAIHSRSLIIIVSDFMQDLEAIESAIYRLSAHDLMLIQVLDKSERELSLHGHSRLTDLETEDELKTYISKSFQKDYNQALEDHLAYIQNICDHVGADFYTVTTDKPIFDTFLYTLGSRRRW; encoded by the coding sequence ATGAAAGAAAACGATGATAAAATCGACCTGAAATTCCTCAGGCAACTGGACCGCTTTTCCTTGATGGTTCGCAAAAGGGTATCCACATCATATGCCGGTAGCCGAAGGTCCGTAAGAAGCGGTCGAGGCCTGGACACTCTGGGTTATCGTGACTATCATGCGGGAGATGAGTTGCGTACAGTGGACTGGAATGTGTATGCACGTACTGAAAAACTCTATGTTCGCCAGTTTGAGGAAGCAAAATCAGTTACCACTCACATCCTGCTTGACAGCAGCAACAGTATGGCTTATCCCAAAGGCGGAATGACAAAGTTCCATTATGCTTCTATGGTTGCTCTTGGTTTTGCTTATCTTGTAACAAGAGATAATGATAGTTTCACAATTTCCACATTTACCGATGATGTTGAAATACGTCGTCCTAGAAGAGGACGCAGACACCTGCTGGATTCAATTGACAGGCTCAATTTTGCAGAAGTTGGCGGGGACACAGATATTGACAATTGTATTAAATTGTACGAAAAAGCCATTCATTCCCGCTCATTGATAATAATAGTATCAGATTTCATGCAGGATCTGGAGGCAATTGAATCAGCAATATACAGATTATCAGCACATGACTTAATGCTCATACAGGTTCTGGATAAAAGCGAACGTGAGCTTTCATTGCATGGACACTCAAGACTCACAGACCTTGAAACTGAAGATGAGCTAAAAACGTACATTAGTAAGAGTTTCCAGAAAGACTACAATCAGGCTTTGGAAGATCATCTTGCCTACATACAAAATATATGCGACCATGTAGGGGCGGACTTCTACACTGTCACAACGGATAAGCCGATTTTTGACACATTCCTTTATACACTGGGAAGCAGGAGGCGCTGGTAA